Proteins from one Oenanthe melanoleuca isolate GR-GAL-2019-014 chromosome 1, OMel1.0, whole genome shotgun sequence genomic window:
- the SMS gene encoding spermine synthase codes for MAAAARHSTLDFLLGATADCNAVLKALQPIFQEQGMTETVHNWEDHGYLVTYIKKNGSFANLRIHPHGLVLVDLQSYNDDMKGREEVDQLLNKVEERMKELFHGNIKRMKRLPAILRGGVIDRYWPTADGRLVEYDIDEVVYDEDSPFQNIKILHSKQFGNILILSGDVNLAESDLAYTQAIMGSGKEDYTGKEVLILGGGDGGILYEIVKLKPKMVTMVEIDQMVIDGCKKHMRKTCGDVLDNLKGECYQVLIEDCIPVLKRYAKEGRMFDYVINDLTAVPISTSPEEDSTWEFLRLILDLSMKVLKQDGKYFTQGNCINLTDALTLYEEQLSRLYCPVEFSKETVCVPSYMELWVFYTIWKKQTVI; via the exons CTGATTGTAATGCCGTTCTTAAAGCTCTACAGCCCATTtttcaggagcagggaatgacAGAAACAGTTCATAACTGGGAAGACCATGGTTATTTAGTAacctacattaaaaaaaatggcag TTTTGCCAATTTGAGAATTCACCCTCATGGGCTGGTGTTGGTGGATCTGCAGAGCTACAATGATGAcatgaaaggaagagaagaagtTGATCAG cttctAAACAAAGtagaagaaagaatgaaagaattgTTTCATGGTAACATAAAAAGGATGAAGCG GTTGCCAGCCATTTTGAGAGGAGGTGTCATTGATAGATACTGGCCCACAGCTGATGGGCGCCTGGTGGAGTATGACATAGATGAAGTTGTTTATGATGAAGATTCACCTTTTCAGAATATCAAAATTCTGCATTCCAAACAATTTGGGAATATTCTTATTCTCAGTGGGGATGTTA ATCTGGCAGAAAGTGACCTGGCGTATACTCAAGCCATAATGGGCAGTGGAAAGGAAGATTACACTGGGAAAGAAGTACTAATCCTAGGAGGTGGTGATGGAGGTATACTCTATGAGATAGTCAAACTGAAGCCAAAGATGGTTACTATGGTAGAG ATTGACCAAATGGTGATTGACGGGTGTAAAAAACACATGCGTAAAACGTGCGGAGATGTCTTAGACAATCTGAAAGGAGAGTGCTACCAG gTTCTAATTGAAGACTGTATTCCTGTACTGAAGAGGTATGCCAAAGAAGGGAGAATGTTTGATTATGTAATTAATGATCTGACAGCTGTTCCAATCTCTACATCTCCAGAAGAAG ATTCCACATGGGAATTTCTACGGTTGATTCTTGACCTCTCAATGAAAGTTCTGAAACAAGATGGAAAATACTTTACACAG ggaAACTGTATCAATCTGACTGATGCTTTGACTCTGTATGAAGAACAGCTTAGCAGGCTTTATTGTCCTGTGGAGTTTTCAAAAGAAACTGTGTGTGTTCCTTCCTACATGGAATT ATGGGTGTTCTACACGATTTGGAAGAAACAGACTGTCATCTGA